In the Nocardioides marmotae genome, CGCCGCGGTCGCGGTCGCGCTGCTCGACGTCCTGCTCCTGGTGGTGGCCCGGTGAGCGCCTGGGACCTCGTCGTCGTCGGCGCCGGGCCGGCCGGCGCCGCCACCGCGCTCGGGGCCCTGCACGCCGACCCCGGCCTGCGAGTGCTGCTGCTGGACCGCGCCGACTTCCCCCGCGACAAGGCCTGCGGCGACGGCATCGCCCCGCACGTGCTCGACCTGCTCGCCACCGTCGGGGTCAGCGGGCTGCTCGACGACCGCACGCCGGTGTGCCGGCTCCGGCTGGCCCACGGCCCGGTCGCGGCCGAGCGCACCATGACCCGCCCGGCGTACGTCGTCCCGCGGGCCGTCCTCGACGCCCGGCTCGTCGAGGCGGCGCTCGCCGCGGGCGCCGACCTGCGCCGCCACCGGGTCCGCGGCCTGGAGGTCACCCCCGAGGCGGTCGTGCTCGACGACGACCTGGCCGCGGCGGTCGTGGTCGGTGCCGACGGCGCCCACTCGGTCGTCCGCCGGGCGCTCGGGCGGCGCCGGGGACCGGTCGCGCTGGCGATCCGCGGCTACGCGCCGGTCGCGGCCGCGCACGCCGGCCGGCAGGTGATCGAGCTCGGCACCGAGCACCAGCCGTCGTACGCCTGGTCCTTCGACTGCGGCGACGACACCGCCAACGTCGGCTACGGCGAGGTGCTGCATGCCGGCCGGCCGGCGCCCACCCGCGCCCAGCTGCTCCACCGGCTCGAGCGGCTGCTGCCCGGCGTGGCCGCGGACGGCACCGGCTGGCGCGGGCACCACCTCCCGCTCTCGACCGCCCGTTGGCGCCCGAGCCGCGGCCGTGTGCTCCTCGTGGGCGACGCCGCCGGCCTGGTCAACCCGCTCACCGGCGAGGGCATCTTCTACGCGGTGGCCACCGGCCTCGCCGCCGGTCGCGCGGCGGCCGCGGCGCTCCGCTCGGGCCGGCCCGAACGCGCGGGGCTGCTGCACCGCCGCGGGACGCGCGACCTCCTGCTCCCGCACCTGCGGCACACCGCGCTGGCCGCCCGGCTCACCCGCAGCCCGCGCGTGCTCACCGCCGGCATCGCCGCCGCGGCCGCCGACCAGCAGGTCTTCGACGGCCTCGTCGAGCTGGGCCTGGCCCGCGGCCGGCTCACCCCGTCCCTCGCGCTCGGCCTCGGCCGCGCCCTGCTCCGCCCACCCGCCGACACGCCCGCCGACACGACCACCGTCATCGCCAAGGAGCCCGCATGACCGCCACCACCGCCGAGGGGCGCCGCTCGCTCCGACCGAGCCCCCGACCGAGCACCGTCGTGAGCGTCCGCGGCGTGCTGCCCGAGCACCGGCACACCCAGGAGGAGATCACCGAGTCCTTCGCGTCCACGCTGCTGGCCGGGTCGGTGAACCGCGCGGTCGTCGACCGCTTCCACCGCAACGCCTGCGTCGAGACGCGGCACACCGCGCTGCCGCTGGAGGACTACGCCCGGCTCGAGGACTTCGGGCAGTCCAACGACGCGTTCATCCGCGCCGGCGTCGAGCTCGGCGCCCGCGCGGTCGTGGACGCGCTCAAGGCGGTCGGGCTGACCCCGGCCGACGTCGACGTCGTCGTCTCGTGCACCGTGACCGGCCTCGCGGTGCCCTCGATCGAGGCGCGGGTGGCCCAGGAGATCGGGATGCGTCCCGACGTCATCCGGTTGCCGCTGGTCGGCCTGGGCTGCGTCGCGGGCGCGGCCGGCGTCGCCCGCCTCCACGACCTGCTCCGCGGCCGTCCCGACGGCGTCGCGGTGCTGCTCTCGGTGGAGCTGTGCTCGCTGACCCTGCAGCGCGACGACGTCTCGGTCGCCAACCTCGTCGCCAGCGGGCTCTTCGGTGACGGCGCCGCGGCGGTGGTCGCGGTGGGGCCCGACCACCCGCTCGCCCGGTCCGCCCGCCCCGACCAGCCCGAGGTCCTCGCCGCCCGGAGCCGGATGTACCCCGACTCCGAGCGCACCATGGGCTGGGACGTCGGCGCCGGCGGGCTCAAGATCGTCCTCGACTCCTCCGTGCCGGACCTGGTCCGTCAGTACGTCGGCGGCGACGTCGAGGGGTTCCTCGCCGACCACGGCCTCAGCGCGGCCGACATCGAGTGGTACGTCGCGCACCCCGGCGGCCCGAAGGTGCTCGAGGCCCTCCAGGACGCCCTCGCCGTCGACCGGCACGCGCTGGGCATGACCTGGGACTCGCTGCGCCGGATCGGCAACCTGTCCTCCGCGTCCGTGCTCAACGTGCTCGCCGACACCCTCGCCGACCGGCCACCCCGGCCGGGCTCCTACGGCCTGATGCTCGCGATGGGCCCGGGCTTCTGCTCCGAGCTGGTGCTGCTGCGCGCGCCGGAGGCGGCCGCGTGAGCCTCGAGGTCGGGTTCACCCTGCTGGTCGTCGCGGTCGGCCTGGAGCGGGTCGCCGAGCTGGTCGTGTCCAACCGCAACGCCGCCTGGAGCCTGGCGCGCGGGGGAGTGGAGTCCGGCCGCGGGCACTACCCGTTCATGGTGGTGCTCCACACCGGCCTGCTCGTCGGCGCGCTGGTCGAGGTCTGGGTCCGCCGGCCCGACCCGCCGTCAGCCCTGGTCTGGAGCATGCTCGTGCTCTGCCTGGCCTCCCAGGGCCTGCGCTGGTGGTGCATCCGCACCCTCGGGCAGCAGTGGAACACCCGGGTGATCGTCGTGCCGGGCGCCCCGCGGGTCACCGGCGGCCCCTACCGCTGGATCCCGCACCCCAACTACGTCGCCGTCGTCGTTGAGGGCGTCGCCCTGCCGCTGGTCGGTGGCGCCTGGATCACGGCGCTGGTCTTCACCGTCCTCAACGCCGGGCT is a window encoding:
- a CDS encoding NAD(P)/FAD-dependent oxidoreductase; translation: MSAWDLVVVGAGPAGAATALGALHADPGLRVLLLDRADFPRDKACGDGIAPHVLDLLATVGVSGLLDDRTPVCRLRLAHGPVAAERTMTRPAYVVPRAVLDARLVEAALAAGADLRRHRVRGLEVTPEAVVLDDDLAAAVVVGADGAHSVVRRALGRRRGPVALAIRGYAPVAAAHAGRQVIELGTEHQPSYAWSFDCGDDTANVGYGEVLHAGRPAPTRAQLLHRLERLLPGVAADGTGWRGHHLPLSTARWRPSRGRVLLVGDAAGLVNPLTGEGIFYAVATGLAAGRAAAAALRSGRPERAGLLHRRGTRDLLLPHLRHTALAARLTRSPRVLTAGIAAAAADQQVFDGLVELGLARGRLTPSLALGLGRALLRPPADTPADTTTVIAKEPA
- a CDS encoding type III polyketide synthase translates to MTATTAEGRRSLRPSPRPSTVVSVRGVLPEHRHTQEEITESFASTLLAGSVNRAVVDRFHRNACVETRHTALPLEDYARLEDFGQSNDAFIRAGVELGARAVVDALKAVGLTPADVDVVVSCTVTGLAVPSIEARVAQEIGMRPDVIRLPLVGLGCVAGAAGVARLHDLLRGRPDGVAVLLSVELCSLTLQRDDVSVANLVASGLFGDGAAAVVAVGPDHPLARSARPDQPEVLAARSRMYPDSERTMGWDVGAGGLKIVLDSSVPDLVRQYVGGDVEGFLADHGLSAADIEWYVAHPGGPKVLEALQDALAVDRHALGMTWDSLRRIGNLSSASVLNVLADTLADRPPRPGSYGLMLAMGPGFCSELVLLRAPEAAA
- a CDS encoding isoprenylcysteine carboxyl methyltransferase family protein, which translates into the protein MSLEVGFTLLVVAVGLERVAELVVSNRNAAWSLARGGVESGRGHYPFMVVLHTGLLVGALVEVWVRRPDPPSALVWSMLVLCLASQGLRWWCIRTLGQQWNTRVIVVPGAPRVTGGPYRWIPHPNYVAVVVEGVALPLVGGAWITALVFTVLNAGLLATRIRAEDAALARLTGGAPA